The Pseudomonas triclosanedens genome has a window encoding:
- a CDS encoding MFS transporter: protein MSNIPGHPGDASRAAPMPATSALPSHLLWTIALAAGASVANSYYNQPLLGELSREFALSAGTVTWLPVLTQAGNALGVLFLAPLGDRLERKSLILRTLAALVLSLVLAAASSGFVQLALASLAVGLCATVAQQLVPLAIHLAPSHRKGQVLGVVTGGILIGILAARVVSGWMTELWGWRSVFGFSAALMLVLGFRLAWTLPVVPPSSDLGYGRLLLSMWHLVRKHASLRQAVAVQFLLFASMIGFWATFALWLERPPLQLGAVSAGLFALVGVCGALAAPAAGRFADRRGHDAVVRAGAVGTATAFAVLYLGGSSIPALVLGIFLLDVAVQSAQVANQTMVYALDAGARSRLNTVFMGTMLLGGAFGAAACGWAFTAHGWAGVCAFGMLSTTIAWGLSLRLTNDDK, encoded by the coding sequence ATGAGCAATATCCCAGGTCACCCCGGCGATGCATCGCGTGCCGCACCGATGCCTGCCACGTCAGCCTTGCCCTCCCATCTGCTGTGGACCATTGCCCTGGCGGCGGGCGCATCCGTGGCCAACAGCTACTACAACCAGCCGCTTCTCGGCGAATTGAGCCGGGAGTTCGCGCTCTCTGCGGGGACCGTGACCTGGCTGCCCGTGCTCACCCAGGCGGGCAATGCCCTGGGCGTGCTGTTCCTGGCACCACTGGGTGACCGCCTGGAGCGCAAGTCGCTCATCCTGCGAACGCTGGCGGCGCTGGTGCTCTCCCTGGTGCTGGCAGCCGCGTCCTCCGGCTTCGTTCAATTGGCACTGGCGAGCCTCGCCGTGGGTTTGTGCGCCACCGTGGCGCAACAACTGGTTCCCTTGGCCATCCACCTGGCACCCTCCCACCGCAAGGGGCAGGTGCTCGGCGTGGTGACGGGCGGCATCCTGATCGGCATCCTGGCGGCCCGTGTGGTGAGCGGCTGGATGACCGAGCTTTGGGGCTGGCGGTCCGTCTTCGGCTTTTCTGCGGCACTGATGCTGGTACTGGGCTTTCGGCTGGCATGGACGCTGCCGGTGGTACCACCGTCCTCCGATCTCGGCTATGGACGATTGCTGCTGTCGATGTGGCATTTGGTGCGCAAGCACGCTTCCTTGCGCCAGGCTGTGGCCGTCCAGTTCCTGCTGTTTGCCAGCATGATCGGCTTCTGGGCAACGTTCGCGCTCTGGCTGGAGCGGCCGCCACTGCAGCTCGGCGCGGTATCCGCCGGCCTGTTCGCGCTGGTCGGCGTGTGCGGCGCGTTGGCTGCACCGGCGGCTGGCCGGTTTGCCGACCGACGCGGACATGACGCAGTCGTTCGTGCAGGCGCGGTGGGAACCGCAACGGCATTTGCCGTGCTGTACCTGGGAGGCTCATCGATCCCCGCACTCGTCCTCGGCATCTTCTTGCTCGACGTGGCCGTGCAGTCGGCCCAGGTGGCGAACCAGACCATGGTCTATGCATTGGATGCGGGTGCGCGCAGCCGGCTGAACACCGTGTTCATGGGCACGATGCTGCTCGGCGGGGCCTTCGGCGCTGCTGCATGCGGGTGGGCCTTCACTGCCCATGGATGGGCCGGGGTCTGCGCCTTTGGCATGCTCAGCACCACCATTGCGTGGGGCCTGTCTCTTCGGCTAACCAATGATGACAAGTGA
- a CDS encoding AAA family ATPase has translation MMTSELTNRLLVEENPDMTPMPPQVVISGCSGGGKSTLLGELRRRGHATVAEPGRRIIAEQIRQGGNALPWTDMAAFLREALSVAAMDLEGAARDAGPVFFDRGLIDAAAALQRLFGVPLSESLGESRPYGRLVFLAPPWPDIYCADEARRHGFPEAEAEYAHLDATYRALGYEVRLLPRASVAERADFVLQAIHRR, from the coding sequence ATGATGACAAGTGAATTGACAAACCGTCTGCTGGTCGAAGAAAACCCTGACATGACGCCGATGCCACCTCAGGTGGTCATATCGGGGTGCTCCGGCGGCGGCAAGTCGACCCTGCTCGGGGAACTGCGGCGGCGTGGTCATGCGACCGTCGCCGAACCCGGGCGGAGGATCATCGCCGAGCAGATTCGACAGGGCGGCAACGCCCTGCCATGGACCGACATGGCGGCCTTTCTGCGCGAGGCGCTGAGCGTCGCCGCCATGGATCTCGAAGGCGCGGCACGGGACGCTGGTCCGGTTTTCTTCGACCGAGGGCTAATCGACGCAGCCGCAGCGCTTCAGCGACTGTTCGGTGTACCTCTGTCGGAAAGCCTGGGCGAATCCCGCCCCTATGGGCGGCTCGTGTTCCTCGCTCCGCCCTGGCCGGACATCTATTGCGCCGACGAGGCGCGGCGGCACGGCTTTCCCGAGGCTGAGGCGGAATACGCCCACCTGGATGCAACCTACCGGGCACTCGGCTACGAAGTCAGGTTGCTTCCGCGCGCCAGTGTGGCCGAACGGGCCGACTTCGTTCTCCAGGCGATTCATCGCCGCTGA
- a CDS encoding TIGR03757 family integrating conjugative element protein, with protein sequence MDSCAIPHATRTRPAWLAPGIAILTLATRAAAAEVWVVTDSHHPVLGQADRHLILDAAAVLEAELADNLPTDPERASAIVQQRLKLGGTDLQRRIGTAYQGVADAWSLGVAKVPAIVVDRRYVVYGETDVARAVSRIDQYRRTQP encoded by the coding sequence ATGGACTCTTGCGCTATTCCTCATGCCACTCGCACCCGCCCAGCATGGCTTGCTCCGGGCATTGCCATCCTGACGTTGGCCACCCGCGCCGCCGCAGCGGAAGTATGGGTCGTTACCGACTCGCATCATCCGGTCCTTGGCCAGGCTGACCGACACCTCATCTTGGACGCGGCCGCGGTGCTCGAAGCGGAGCTGGCCGACAACCTGCCCACCGATCCTGAGCGCGCCAGCGCCATCGTCCAGCAACGCCTGAAGCTGGGCGGTACAGACCTGCAGCGAAGGATCGGCACCGCCTACCAGGGCGTTGCCGATGCCTGGAGCCTTGGCGTCGCCAAGGTTCCGGCCATCGTGGTGGATCGCCGATACGTGGTCTATGGCGAGACGGACGTGGCCCGTGCGGTTTCCCGCATCGACCAATACCGGAGGACGCAGCCATGA
- a CDS encoding TIGR03756 family integrating conjugative element protein, with translation MTRRPFAPSRRQRLAIAALLLGCSASSFALNTATIVTSTLSPDCLEYRVTGICYWLYCTWTGCTVRTSVKVRHYIPDAVVSSYSNTGENPWVEVRAMSLPNPTAKAGGDGTTNEDHENNLAKFKNADVIGHPGGHVFSQFASASGYTCEGAGTAFMPYLLSTLDTLAWRYNIPEALYPEALIPGRREIGTRTAMNLWGNVYPRGGFLHQVDDHKAAAVVAQRAGDIVTRRNQIHVYQPLLASSRDGYWPAGALMETDAATGKWQELTPTLSSSCAVFPHGNAKVQARQGDYAWALWRPYSCCQRRGQVFLGSVDFL, from the coding sequence ATGACGAGGCGTCCGTTCGCACCATCCCGGCGCCAGCGGTTGGCCATCGCAGCGCTGTTGCTGGGGTGTTCCGCATCGTCCTTTGCACTGAACACCGCCACCATCGTGACCTCCACCCTGTCGCCGGATTGCCTGGAGTACCGCGTCACCGGCATCTGCTACTGGCTCTATTGCACCTGGACGGGATGCACCGTGCGCACCTCGGTCAAGGTGCGCCACTACATCCCGGATGCCGTGGTGTCGAGCTACTCGAACACCGGCGAGAACCCTTGGGTCGAGGTGCGGGCGATGAGCCTGCCGAACCCGACCGCGAAGGCCGGCGGCGACGGCACCACCAACGAGGATCACGAGAACAACCTGGCGAAGTTCAAGAACGCCGACGTCATCGGCCATCCCGGTGGCCATGTGTTCAGCCAGTTCGCCAGCGCGTCCGGCTACACCTGCGAGGGCGCAGGCACCGCCTTCATGCCCTATCTGCTGAGCACGCTCGACACGCTGGCATGGCGCTACAACATCCCCGAGGCGCTGTATCCGGAAGCACTGATTCCCGGCCGGCGCGAGATCGGCACGCGCACGGCCATGAATCTCTGGGGCAACGTCTATCCGCGTGGCGGCTTCCTGCACCAGGTGGATGACCACAAGGCCGCAGCCGTGGTCGCCCAGCGCGCGGGTGACATCGTGACGCGCCGCAACCAGATCCACGTCTACCAACCGCTGCTCGCCAGTTCGCGCGATGGCTATTGGCCGGCCGGCGCCCTGATGGAAACCGATGCCGCCACGGGCAAGTGGCAGGAGCTGACCCCCACGCTGTCCAGCAGTTGCGCGGTATTCCCCCACGGCAATGCCAAGGTGCAGGCCCGGCAAGGCGACTACGCCTGGGCATTGTGGCGTCCTTATAGCTGCTGCCAGCGCCGCGGCCAGGTGTTCCTCGGCAGCGTCGATTTCCTGTGA
- a CDS encoding integrating conjugative element protein: MTTSFPSARRFLYVALAVVAALCYSSAGAQTSVNEYGVQHQGSVIGDDVLYSIGGGRAVSMSGAANMHSIGVGVGWNSNLICGDMSITTTLQNQLNGITNGFQAIMSSVIQNATAAVASLPALIIQRADPGLYNLLTNGVLQARLDFDRSKLTCRAIANRMADMAGGQLGWDQLAEGMALKQAVASTDAVSAIDDAEANRGNNGVPWVGGDNAGGAGQRPVRVVGDVTRAGYNLLNGRGVGDASSIPQASCSGNLACQTWSSPDAAAAWAIRVLGEQEQRTCDACTKTVTTPGVGLTPLIQEEYEDKLQALQELVAGSRPTTAQNLQAASSASLPITRGVIEALRDETDQDILARRLASEVALASVLEKALLLQRTLLTGRKEPNVAANELAQKAVTHESDILDREIHNLKAELELRRELASNSPMAIIQRHSTRAAGARGIYEGDPVRNRVDELQRPPSGGSHP, translated from the coding sequence ATGACGACTTCATTTCCGAGCGCCCGTCGATTTCTGTACGTCGCATTGGCCGTTGTCGCAGCGTTGTGCTACTCCAGCGCCGGGGCGCAGACCAGCGTCAACGAGTACGGCGTCCAGCATCAAGGCAGCGTGATAGGCGACGACGTGCTCTACAGCATTGGGGGCGGCCGCGCGGTGTCCATGAGCGGTGCGGCCAACATGCACTCCATCGGCGTTGGCGTCGGCTGGAACAGCAACCTGATCTGTGGCGACATGAGCATCACCACCACGCTGCAGAACCAGTTGAACGGCATCACCAATGGCTTCCAGGCCATCATGTCCTCGGTGATCCAGAACGCCACCGCTGCCGTGGCGTCGCTGCCCGCCTTGATCATCCAGCGCGCCGATCCAGGGCTGTACAACCTGTTGACCAATGGGGTGCTGCAAGCCAGGCTGGATTTCGATCGCAGCAAGCTGACCTGCCGTGCCATCGCCAATCGCATGGCCGACATGGCGGGTGGGCAGCTCGGCTGGGACCAGCTCGCCGAAGGTATGGCGCTGAAGCAGGCCGTCGCGAGCACCGATGCGGTCTCAGCGATCGACGACGCCGAGGCGAACCGTGGCAACAATGGCGTGCCGTGGGTCGGCGGAGACAACGCTGGCGGCGCGGGCCAACGTCCGGTGCGTGTGGTCGGCGACGTGACCCGCGCCGGCTACAACCTGCTCAATGGCCGTGGCGTCGGCGATGCCAGTTCGATTCCGCAAGCCAGTTGCAGCGGCAACCTGGCATGCCAGACCTGGAGTTCGCCCGATGCCGCCGCAGCCTGGGCCATTCGCGTGCTGGGCGAGCAGGAGCAGCGCACCTGCGATGCATGCACCAAGACCGTCACCACGCCGGGCGTTGGCCTGACCCCGCTGATTCAGGAGGAATACGAGGACAAGCTGCAGGCCCTGCAGGAGCTGGTCGCCGGCAGCCGTCCGACCACGGCGCAGAACCTGCAGGCTGCGAGTAGCGCGTCGCTGCCCATCACCCGTGGCGTGATCGAGGCGCTGCGCGACGAGACGGACCAGGACATCCTGGCTCGGCGCCTGGCCTCGGAGGTTGCGCTGGCCAGCGTGCTGGAGAAGGCGCTGCTGCTGCAACGCACGCTGCTGACCGGGCGCAAGGAGCCCAACGTGGCCGCCAACGAACTGGCCCAGAAGGCCGTCACCCACGAAAGCGACATCCTCGATCGCGAGATTCACAACCTGAAAGCAGAGCTGGAGCTGCGCCGCGAACTGGCCAGCAATTCGCCGATGGCGATCATCCAGCGCCACAGCACCCGCGCCGCCGGTGCGCGTGGCATCTACGAGGGTGACCCAGTGCGCAATCGGGTCGATGAACTGCAGCGGCCGCCGTCTGGCGGAAGCCATCCATGA
- a CDS encoding conjugal transfer protein TraG N-terminal domain-containing protein produces MTLYTTDYLEYYLTLVSWVVHNGIWSVLVASGVFAVPFLAIVIQEWLKARAEGADEGNKGVLSSARIENRVFVAIVVIMFAGIPFIDVDFNTIKYDRSRSTQCQVNVPEPTDTGWSQSFSTINNQSAKVPVWWFAMHAISRAITGASVAAIPCGTDLRQIRMDIDATRIDDPVLAQEISDFTRDCYGPARAKLFMTRPSLSEEQMHDVTWIGSSYFVGTAGFYDSYRSRTPRDAWPFDATRDAGLAQVPGGGGYPTCRQWWSDGDHGLRARLLAQVDPSLLTRLVGWAGFLSQSEVNDSVIRAVASPRQQKLNQGAVYTDYGGQIDMTLPNIVTRAASDVGLTVGSLGYFPAMDVVRQALPMVLSLLKMALVICIPLVMLTGTYDLKTVVTVSVVQFALFFTEFWFQLARWIDSTILDALYGWGWGWNRPHTNFDPLVGLNNTFGDMLLNFVMATMFLILPTFWVAALAWAGIRAGNVLQGLSTGTRDAGQAGGRGGGLMIGAAKQK; encoded by the coding sequence ATGACGCTGTACACCACCGACTACCTGGAGTACTACCTGACGCTGGTGTCCTGGGTGGTCCACAACGGCATCTGGTCGGTGCTGGTCGCCAGCGGCGTGTTCGCCGTCCCGTTCCTGGCGATCGTCATCCAGGAATGGTTGAAGGCCCGCGCGGAAGGCGCGGACGAAGGCAACAAGGGCGTGCTGTCCTCGGCTCGCATCGAGAACCGCGTCTTCGTCGCCATCGTGGTGATCATGTTCGCGGGCATTCCCTTCATCGACGTCGATTTCAACACCATCAAGTACGACCGTTCGCGTTCGACCCAATGCCAAGTAAATGTCCCAGAGCCGACCGATACGGGCTGGTCGCAATCGTTTAGCACGATCAACAACCAGTCGGCCAAGGTGCCGGTGTGGTGGTTCGCCATGCACGCGATCTCGCGCGCGATCACCGGCGCTTCGGTCGCGGCCATTCCTTGCGGCACCGACCTGCGGCAGATCCGCATGGACATCGACGCGACCCGCATCGACGACCCGGTGCTGGCCCAGGAGATCAGCGACTTCACCCGCGACTGCTACGGCCCCGCCCGCGCCAAGCTGTTCATGACCCGGCCCAGCCTGAGCGAGGAGCAGATGCACGACGTCACCTGGATCGGCTCCAGCTACTTCGTCGGCACCGCCGGCTTCTACGACAGCTACCGCTCCAGGACTCCGCGCGATGCCTGGCCGTTCGACGCCACGCGCGACGCCGGCCTAGCCCAGGTGCCCGGCGGGGGCGGCTACCCGACCTGCCGGCAGTGGTGGTCCGACGGCGACCACGGCCTGCGGGCACGACTGCTGGCCCAGGTCGATCCCAGCCTGCTGACGCGACTGGTCGGCTGGGCGGGCTTCCTGAGCCAGTCCGAGGTCAACGACTCGGTGATCCGCGCCGTCGCAAGCCCTCGCCAGCAGAAGCTCAACCAGGGGGCGGTCTACACGGACTACGGTGGCCAGATCGACATGACGCTGCCCAATATCGTCACCCGCGCCGCCAGCGACGTGGGGCTGACCGTCGGATCACTGGGCTATTTCCCGGCGATGGACGTGGTGCGGCAGGCGCTGCCGATGGTGCTGTCCCTGCTCAAGATGGCGCTGGTCATCTGCATCCCGCTGGTGATGCTGACCGGCACCTATGACCTCAAGACCGTGGTCACGGTGAGCGTGGTGCAGTTCGCGCTGTTCTTCACCGAATTCTGGTTTCAGCTCGCCCGCTGGATCGACTCGACGATCCTCGATGCACTCTACGGCTGGGGGTGGGGCTGGAACCGGCCGCACACGAACTTCGATCCGCTGGTGGGCCTCAACAACACCTTCGGAGACATGCTGCTGAACTTCGTGATGGCCACGATGTTTTTGATCTTGCCCACGTTCTGGGTGGCGGCATTGGCCTGGGCTGGTATCCGTGCAGGCAACGTGCTTCAAGGATTGAGTACTGGCACGCGGGATGCCGGACAAGCCGGTGGCAGGGGCGGCGGCTTGATGATCGGTGCGGCCAAGCAGAAATAG
- a CDS encoding DUF3742 family protein: MKHTARMTTAARLGRWLGGVWGGCLRAERRVHQWLMAQGLPAGGAAVLIWGVKLATLGVLLYVSVWAALLLVALAVAARMAEQAPQGDDDFLGRKAEELDHRESLAYDPINYSDDPDPRFEDD, from the coding sequence ATGAAGCACACCGCACGCATGACCACCGCAGCGCGACTCGGCCGCTGGCTGGGCGGTGTATGGGGCGGTTGCCTGCGCGCGGAGCGTCGGGTGCATCAATGGCTGATGGCGCAAGGACTGCCGGCGGGCGGTGCAGCGGTGCTGATCTGGGGGGTCAAGCTGGCGACCCTCGGCGTGTTGCTGTATGTCTCGGTCTGGGCGGCGCTGTTGCTGGTCGCTCTCGCTGTGGCAGCCAGGATGGCGGAGCAAGCGCCGCAAGGTGACGATGATTTCCTCGGACGCAAGGCCGAAGAGCTGGATCATCGCGAAAGCCTTGCCTACGACCCCATCAACTACAGCGATGACCCAGATCCACGATTCGAAGACGATTGA
- a CDS encoding putative toxin-antitoxin system toxin component, PIN family, with translation MRRVVLDTNIVLSALIFSAGRLAWIRHAWQHQQLQPLVCRETASELLRVLAYPKFKLSTSEQQELLADFLPYADVVELPAPWPDLPVCRDKKDQVFLVLAHVGKADALITGDADILAMREDFPGLIMTAEAFAARQA, from the coding sequence ATGCGCAGGGTCGTCCTCGACACCAACATCGTGCTGTCGGCGCTGATCTTCAGTGCCGGACGCCTGGCCTGGATACGCCACGCCTGGCAGCACCAGCAGTTGCAGCCGCTGGTCTGCCGGGAGACGGCCAGTGAACTCCTGCGCGTCCTGGCCTATCCCAAGTTCAAGCTGTCGACCTCGGAACAGCAGGAGTTGCTGGCGGACTTTCTGCCCTACGCCGATGTGGTGGAACTGCCTGCGCCATGGCCAGACCTGCCGGTCTGCCGCGACAAGAAGGACCAGGTGTTCCTGGTGCTCGCGCATGTCGGCAAGGCGGATGCGTTGATCACGGGGGATGCGGACATTCTCGCCATGCGAGAGGACTTTCCCGGCTTGATCATGACCGCCGAAGCATTCGCGGCGCGGCAGGCATGA
- a CDS encoding AbrB/MazE/SpoVT family DNA-binding domain-containing protein has protein sequence MLAKLTSKNQITLPKAAVSGVDAAEYFDVTVEGGRIVLTPVRVQKAQAVREKLEQLGITEQDVEDAVAWARQ, from the coding sequence ATGCTTGCCAAGCTCACATCGAAAAATCAGATCACGCTGCCCAAGGCGGCCGTGTCCGGCGTGGATGCGGCGGAGTACTTCGACGTCACCGTCGAGGGCGGTCGGATCGTCCTGACCCCCGTGCGCGTCCAGAAGGCACAGGCTGTGCGCGAGAAGCTGGAGCAACTCGGGATCACCGAGCAGGACGTTGAGGATGCCGTGGCCTGGGCACGGCAGTGA